In a single window of the Desulfovibrio mangrovi genome:
- a CDS encoding 30S ribosomal protein S1, producing the protein METMENNNFDADISFEAALEDYLSSDFGDLDEGSIVKGEVVRVSGDYVLVDVNFKSEGQIPAAEFIGADGNMAVQVGDKVDVFVVRKNEMEGTITLSFEKAKRMQLFDQLEEVQEKESTIKGRIMRRIKGGYTVDLGGVEAFLPGSHVDLRPVPDMDALVNEEFEFRVLKINRRRSNVIVSRRVLLEEERDSKRSELLVNLEEGQIVKGKAKNITEYGVFVDLGGLDGLLHITDMSWKRIRHPKELVSLGQELELKILSFDKENQKVSLGMKQLITDPWQDITTKFPEGARLSGKVTNLVDYGAFVELEPGVEGLVHISEMSWTRKLRHPSQMVRVGDEVEVVILGVDEDKKRISLGMKQVKPNPWEVVAEKYPEGTILEGVIKNITEFGMFIGIEDGIDGLIHVSDISWTKKIRHPNEMYNVGDTVQAKVLTVDQENEKFTLGVKQLTEDPWTKVPTNYPVGAIIEGLVTNITDFGLFVEVEEGIEGLVHVSEISQKKVKSPNEMFKEGVTIQAKVIHVSAEERRLGLSIKQLKDDEDRKKPREFRAGTAEAGQNLGDLLKQKFEEDAAE; encoded by the coding sequence ATGGAAACCATGGAAAACAACAATTTCGACGCTGACATCAGTTTCGAAGCTGCCCTTGAGGACTACCTTAGCTCGGATTTCGGTGATCTGGACGAAGGTTCCATTGTCAAGGGCGAAGTCGTTCGCGTAAGCGGCGACTATGTCCTCGTGGACGTAAATTTCAAATCCGAAGGGCAGATTCCTGCTGCCGAATTCATCGGCGCTGACGGCAACATGGCCGTTCAGGTTGGTGACAAGGTGGACGTCTTCGTTGTTCGCAAGAACGAAATGGAAGGCACCATCACCCTCTCCTTCGAAAAGGCGAAGCGCATGCAGCTCTTCGACCAGCTCGAAGAAGTTCAGGAAAAAGAAAGCACCATCAAGGGCCGCATCATGCGCCGCATCAAGGGTGGTTACACCGTTGATCTGGGCGGCGTTGAAGCCTTCCTGCCCGGCTCCCACGTGGACCTGCGCCCCGTGCCGGACATGGACGCCCTTGTTAATGAAGAATTCGAATTCCGCGTTCTCAAGATCAACCGCCGTCGCAGCAACGTTATCGTTTCCCGCCGCGTGCTGCTCGAAGAAGAACGCGATTCCAAGCGCTCGGAACTGCTGGTGAACCTGGAAGAAGGCCAGATCGTGAAGGGCAAGGCCAAGAACATCACCGAGTACGGCGTATTCGTCGACCTCGGCGGTCTGGACGGTCTGCTCCACATCACCGACATGTCCTGGAAGCGCATCCGTCATCCCAAGGAACTCGTTTCCCTGGGTCAGGAACTCGAACTGAAGATTCTGAGCTTCGACAAGGAAAACCAGAAGGTTTCCCTGGGCATGAAGCAGCTCATCACCGATCCGTGGCAGGACATCACCACCAAGTTCCCCGAAGGCGCACGCCTCTCCGGCAAGGTTACCAACCTTGTTGATTACGGTGCGTTCGTCGAACTGGAGCCCGGCGTGGAAGGCCTTGTGCACATTTCCGAAATGTCCTGGACCCGTAAGCTGCGTCATCCCTCCCAGATGGTCCGCGTGGGCGACGAAGTTGAAGTCGTCATCCTCGGCGTGGACGAAGACAAGAAGCGCATCTCCCTCGGCATGAAGCAGGTTAAGCCGAATCCGTGGGAAGTTGTGGCCGAGAAGTACCCCGAAGGCACCATCCTTGAAGGTGTCATCAAGAACATCACCGAATTCGGTATGTTCATCGGTATCGAAGACGGCATCGACGGTCTTATCCATGTTTCCGACATCAGCTGGACCAAGAAGATCCGCCATCCCAACGAAATGTACAATGTAGGCGACACCGTTCAGGCCAAGGTTCTGACTGTGGACCAGGAAAACGAAAAGTTCACCCTGGGCGTGAAGCAGCTGACCGAAGATCCCTGGACCAAGGTGCCCACCAACTACCCCGTTGGTGCCATCATTGAAGGCCTGGTAACCAACATCACCGACTTCGGTCTGTTCGTGGAAGTGGAAGAAGGCATTGAAGGCCTCGTTCACGTTTCCGAAATCAGCCAGAAGAAGGTGAAGTCTCCCAACGAAATGTTCAAGGAAGGCGTTACCATTCAGGCCAAGGTCATTCACGTGAGCGCAGAAGAGCGTCGTCTCGGCCTCTCCATCAAGCAGCTCAAGGATGACGAAGACCGCAAGAAGCCCCGTGAGTTCCGCGCCGGCACCGCAGAAGCCGGTCAGAACCTCGGCGACCTTCTGAAGCAGAAGTTTGAAGAGGATGCAGCAGAATAA
- the sppA gene encoding signal peptide peptidase SppA: MQQNKLPFYQKHPLLFCLALILAAVALFAGAMAALRLSGSHATGGIFKEKRVGVCHIEGFIADSSKVNAWLRELRDDHSIVGVLLRIDTPGGAVAPSQEMYNAVRRLSAEKPVVVSMGSVAASGGYYIAAAADHIVANPSTITGSIGVKMELANMQGLMDKIGISHDALTSGDMKNAGSPFKTMTDEERTYLQGLVGDMYEQFLEAIVNGRHMQIEDVRKAADGRAYTGRQAHALGLVDTLGDMETAYDKLMELCNATDQAPLPFVEGPVEESSFLRDMLHSYLGLDPANSLSDSLRRRSDIRFLYY; the protein is encoded by the coding sequence ATGCAGCAGAATAAGCTGCCCTTTTACCAGAAGCATCCGCTTCTGTTCTGCCTCGCGCTAATACTGGCGGCCGTGGCCCTGTTCGCAGGTGCCATGGCCGCCTTGCGGCTTTCCGGCTCCCACGCTACCGGCGGTATCTTCAAGGAAAAGCGTGTGGGGGTCTGCCATATCGAAGGCTTTATCGCCGACTCTTCCAAGGTCAATGCATGGCTGCGCGAACTGCGGGACGACCACTCCATTGTGGGAGTTCTTCTGCGCATTGATACTCCCGGCGGGGCCGTTGCGCCCTCGCAGGAAATGTACAATGCCGTGCGCCGTCTTTCCGCCGAGAAGCCCGTGGTTGTTTCCATGGGCTCGGTGGCTGCCAGCGGCGGATATTACATCGCTGCCGCAGCCGACCACATTGTCGCCAACCCTTCCACCATTACCGGCTCCATCGGCGTAAAGATGGAACTGGCCAACATGCAGGGCCTCATGGACAAGATAGGCATCTCGCACGACGCCCTGACCAGCGGCGACATGAAGAATGCGGGAAGCCCCTTCAAGACCATGACCGATGAAGAACGGACCTACCTGCAGGGGCTGGTGGGCGACATGTACGAGCAGTTCCTTGAAGCCATTGTCAACGGCCGCCACATGCAGATCGAAGATGTGCGCAAGGCAGCTGACGGCAGGGCCTATACGGGACGTCAGGCGCATGCGCTCGGCCTTGTGGATACCCTCGGAGACATGGAAACCGCCTACGACAAGCTCATGGAGCTGTGCAACGCCACCGATCAGGCTCCCCTGCCCTTTGTGGAAGGCCCTGTGGAGGAATCCAGCTTCCTGCGCGACATGCTCCATTCCTATCTGGGACTCGATCCCGCCAATTCCCTCTCAGACTCTCTGCGACGACGATCGGACATCCGTTTCCTGTACTATTAG
- a CDS encoding GNAT family N-acetyltransferase, producing MRHSNAVFPPHASTTMTSESVVPTPLPPASHPSPSVLEAASMKAWPAYEESPMGPLMLRYAGGFTKRANSAVLVRQSKVTLTQISAVEAWYGAHGQQPVFRLTEHQNSNLDTTLAKRGYQLADPSLVMANDLSRIPENNHANDVRIIQGEEWLEHERILSNRHHGDQQMMKYILACNAPSNEYVVLEHEGLVVACGLGVRQKDLYAIFCIRTGEAYRRQGFGTGLICAMLQRARQSGASCAWLQVLESNIPAISLYRSLHFTSRYRYWYRMHP from the coding sequence ATGCGGCACAGCAATGCAGTCTTCCCCCCACACGCATCCACCACCATGACGTCGGAATCCGTAGTGCCGACGCCACTCCCCCCCGCATCCCATCCTTCGCCTTCCGTGCTGGAGGCAGCATCCATGAAGGCGTGGCCCGCCTATGAAGAAAGCCCGATGGGCCCCTTGATGCTCCGCTATGCCGGAGGCTTCACCAAACGCGCCAACAGCGCAGTACTCGTCCGGCAGTCCAAGGTAACGCTGACGCAAATCTCCGCCGTAGAAGCATGGTATGGTGCACACGGGCAACAGCCCGTCTTCCGCCTGACGGAACACCAGAACAGCAACCTCGACACCACGCTTGCCAAGCGCGGCTATCAACTTGCAGATCCTTCGCTTGTCATGGCGAACGACCTGTCGCGCATTCCTGAAAACAACCACGCGAACGACGTGCGGATCATACAGGGAGAAGAATGGCTTGAGCATGAGCGCATTCTCAGCAACCGTCACCATGGCGACCAGCAGATGATGAAATACATTCTTGCCTGCAATGCCCCGAGCAACGAGTACGTTGTGCTTGAACATGAAGGGCTGGTTGTGGCCTGCGGTCTTGGTGTCCGGCAGAAAGACCTGTACGCCATCTTCTGCATCCGTACGGGCGAAGCCTACCGCAGGCAGGGTTTCGGCACGGGACTCATCTGCGCCATGCTTCAACGGGCACGGCAATCAGGCGCAAGCTGTGCATGGCTGCAGGTACTGGAATCCAACATTCCGGCCATCAGCCTGTACCGCTCCCTGCACTTTACCTCCCGATACCGCTACTGGTACCGTATGCATCCGTAA
- the malQ gene encoding 4-alpha-glucanotransferase yields the protein MFTRASGLLLHITSLPSRYGIGDMGPAAYNFVRLLRDIGQLYWQILPLGPTSTAIGNSPYSSCSAFAGNPLLISPEKLVEDGLLSWADIEYPPGTDPSRVDFHTVERHRHRILRAAFERNRHWLEKDHTFSAFRKKHDHWLLDYVRFVSIKNHHGGAIWSEWPEPFRFRHDNALAHWDEKYREELLFEIFVQYVFFRQWHDLKDYCSEMGVRLVGDVPIYVTYDSADVWEHPGFFKLDEQRKPVMVAGVPPDYFSKTGQRWGNPVYNWDALSLNGFAWWVRRMAHNFALTDLVRIDHFRGFAGYWEIPAEEDTAINGEWVDAPGQQLFATLSRHFTVLPLIAEDLGIITPDVRELKAAFNLPGMKVLQFGFGGDKLINNPDAPMNHERHNVLYTGTHDNSPMRHWFTHEAGDQGRANFSTYAGHDVVESGAAETAIRIAMSSVANTAIFPVQDVLGLDGTTRMNTPSVPEGNWEWRLRPEELELPFYKSFARMTEFYGRWT from the coding sequence ATGTTTACGCGTGCCAGCGGCCTGCTGCTGCATATAACCTCGTTGCCATCCCGATACGGCATTGGCGATATGGGCCCTGCAGCCTACAACTTTGTCCGACTGCTCAGGGATATCGGCCAGCTCTACTGGCAGATTCTCCCGCTGGGGCCTACGTCCACTGCCATCGGCAACTCCCCGTATTCAAGCTGCTCCGCCTTTGCGGGCAATCCCCTGCTCATCAGCCCGGAAAAGCTGGTCGAAGACGGCCTGCTTTCATGGGCCGACATTGAATACCCACCCGGGACGGATCCCTCCCGCGTAGACTTTCACACCGTGGAAAGACACCGCCATCGCATCCTGCGCGCAGCTTTTGAACGTAACCGGCACTGGCTGGAAAAGGACCATACCTTCTCGGCATTCCGGAAAAAACACGATCACTGGCTGCTGGATTATGTGCGCTTTGTCAGCATCAAAAACCACCATGGAGGGGCCATCTGGTCGGAGTGGCCGGAACCGTTCCGCTTCCGGCATGACAACGCCCTTGCCCATTGGGACGAGAAGTACCGCGAAGAACTGCTCTTTGAAATATTCGTGCAGTATGTCTTCTTCCGCCAGTGGCATGACCTCAAGGACTACTGCTCGGAAATGGGGGTCCGTCTCGTGGGCGACGTCCCCATTTATGTCACCTACGACAGCGCCGATGTATGGGAGCACCCCGGATTCTTCAAACTGGACGAGCAGCGCAAGCCAGTCATGGTAGCGGGCGTGCCGCCGGACTATTTCAGCAAGACAGGCCAACGCTGGGGCAACCCCGTGTACAACTGGGACGCCCTCTCGCTCAACGGCTTTGCATGGTGGGTACGGCGCATGGCCCACAACTTTGCCCTTACAGACCTCGTACGTATTGACCATTTCCGCGGATTTGCAGGCTACTGGGAAATTCCGGCCGAAGAGGATACCGCCATCAACGGCGAGTGGGTAGACGCCCCGGGCCAGCAGCTCTTTGCCACGCTCAGCCGCCACTTCACCGTGCTGCCTCTCATTGCCGAGGATCTGGGCATCATCACGCCAGACGTGCGGGAACTGAAGGCGGCCTTCAACCTGCCGGGGATGAAGGTACTACAGTTCGGCTTTGGCGGCGACAAGCTGATCAACAATCCCGACGCCCCGATGAATCATGAACGGCACAACGTGCTCTACACCGGCACCCATGACAACTCCCCCATGCGACACTGGTTCACGCACGAGGCAGGCGATCAGGGGCGCGCCAATTTCAGCACGTATGCAGGGCATGACGTCGTGGAAAGCGGCGCAGCAGAGACGGCCATCCGCATCGCCATGAGCAGCGTTGCCAACACTGCCATTTTTCCCGTACAGGACGTGCTGGGGCTGGATGGTACAACCCGCATGAACACACCGTCCGTTCCCGAGGGCAACTGGGAATGGCGACTGCGGCCGGAAGAACTGGAGTTGCCGTTCTACAAGAGCTTTGCCCGCATGACCGAATTTTACGGAAGATGGACCTGA
- a CDS encoding pentapeptide repeat-containing protein — MSDVPAYAARTFLKALREAVRAGKHVDSQSLSGLLNQAESLLKSQTALLKADSAEAPDPILHERDMADFSHILSVLLASSAEEGLHRRCLSLLCSLGDAGEAYAVGYLLSGQTRPEVLVGMVQSIPAESRLLLLNALLRRPRGGSGEALIPSLRRNLAETINEEPEEGLVLLDALGKRGLEPACAVQHAMLGSRFGLWLEELLRMELSAEQIGYMANAVRVLRAHGLAVLLVRHWPRMRKEELVPLIRCFAACAEPQDAKIRELLIAATGHRLQEVRDAAIEAQVALGLPEADEPLAANLAGSAEGGVSPALCALLLRLDSDTFKNVFKRLDSSVRPALVSRLAVVLASFDQQRLLEVLKGLDIPATRTATAEEAAAHVRGFVSVNANVEFTPFHTPSMPRTEPPADGDEADAGGLLANVRSFFSREKKQEEGPHPLSAIGDGEQVSGQQFGPGSIARLQLKNVTFKECTFSGVDISYCAMNGVRFEKCRLHGVRFTESRFNAVTFKDCELALMPADTCLLQDVTFDGSLLETVDFGESRLTGCDFRNATLRSVRLWGSWWRRSRFRNSIAEYTDFGCVAMRDVVLDGSLFGDCMFVRADLRSLTAHGTVFSGCAAPMSRAQGLVTDSPFLLDMAELWRTDAFLAIAEDTADRAMPPASAALYLLLQRWLQMADGERRAVRMLVQNRRRLDWCRAKLGRHGDIVSILPLLLQSAVIPAPSGRGAAASATRTGVPCRIAGYVPHRGALDAMERRIGAPFLPAEDMNLIVEAVYFSGAAGSIAQTAEAPLDIWVIHTAEDGAEGLLESFREKLDAIARWARVDLRLSIRFHVVSAESIRTNTFGFNGSEGDAEAGVSQSMLLKAELYRFMVLLAGRMPAWWCTPAGIDDAEYVRRLPYLGQGLLPTPPVDLGPLENIPKEALLGTLFWHIARALSVPFLSLLAFGQLEAAVAGQTSLAGEGGAAGEQASMVDLICNRIKRNLHNGFCGVWHADPLAVPLRDLYAFYQKEGRLDVLDLIRQAFLRKCGYATGVSTATIRSADTLHLGAEFLEFFLPFSEDAVGRKLADPVMQGDDSLPTLLEMSELGERLNGYLLATYVRVSGLLGLKADHASEGRAPDFASMEIPAESGLSARDLTMAGRKIFAWLEPRPYKIMRLPFIEPPYGFIESLEFQCEMSPALPPVWSVQARLPKLAGRKAAREMLRSEKSPAKLFCWLIANEYWQPGVLVTGSNLAPNVSIGDVQGALEALYELCTPASFERPWGDYLMGETLVRAVALVNYGTPKDVRKPETASLVYLTSWGELFCLPDMPGAAALSDRPVQAVRALAHCPAGEGARLTIFLPKRFSFDLEREIIF, encoded by the coding sequence ATGAGCGATGTTCCTGCCTATGCCGCCCGAACCTTCCTGAAGGCTTTGCGCGAGGCTGTGCGTGCGGGAAAGCATGTGGATTCCCAGAGCCTTTCCGGCTTGCTGAATCAGGCGGAATCCCTGCTCAAATCGCAGACGGCTTTGCTCAAGGCGGACTCCGCTGAAGCGCCGGATCCCATTCTGCATGAACGGGACATGGCGGACTTTTCCCATATTCTTTCCGTGTTGCTGGCTTCTTCCGCTGAAGAGGGCTTGCACCGCCGTTGCCTGAGCCTTCTCTGTTCACTCGGTGACGCGGGTGAGGCGTATGCCGTTGGCTACCTTCTGTCGGGGCAGACGCGCCCTGAAGTGCTTGTGGGCATGGTGCAGTCCATACCGGCGGAAAGCCGTCTCCTGCTGCTCAATGCATTGTTGCGGCGACCGCGTGGCGGCAGCGGTGAGGCCCTTATTCCCTCCCTGCGCCGGAATCTGGCGGAGACCATCAATGAAGAGCCTGAAGAGGGGCTCGTCCTGTTGGATGCGCTGGGCAAGCGCGGGCTGGAACCAGCCTGCGCCGTGCAGCATGCCATGCTGGGCAGCCGCTTCGGCCTGTGGTTGGAAGAGCTGCTCCGCATGGAACTGAGTGCCGAACAGATCGGCTACATGGCAAATGCCGTACGCGTATTGCGGGCGCATGGGCTGGCCGTGCTTTTGGTGCGTCATTGGCCCCGCATGCGCAAAGAGGAACTGGTTCCGCTCATTCGTTGTTTTGCTGCCTGCGCCGAACCGCAGGATGCGAAAATACGGGAGCTGCTGATTGCGGCTACTGGCCACCGTCTGCAGGAAGTTCGCGATGCCGCCATTGAGGCGCAGGTGGCTTTGGGCCTGCCCGAGGCGGATGAGCCGTTGGCAGCGAATCTGGCAGGTTCTGCAGAGGGCGGAGTGTCTCCGGCCCTGTGCGCCCTGTTGCTCAGGCTTGATTCGGACACCTTCAAGAATGTGTTCAAGAGGCTGGATTCCTCTGTCCGTCCCGCTCTTGTGTCCCGCCTTGCCGTGGTGCTGGCTTCGTTCGATCAGCAGCGACTGCTGGAAGTGCTCAAAGGGTTGGATATTCCCGCCACGCGCACTGCCACGGCGGAAGAGGCCGCAGCCCACGTGCGTGGATTTGTGTCCGTTAATGCCAATGTGGAGTTCACCCCTTTCCATACCCCCTCCATGCCCCGCACGGAACCGCCGGCCGATGGTGACGAGGCGGATGCCGGAGGGTTGCTGGCCAACGTACGTTCGTTCTTCTCCCGCGAAAAAAAGCAGGAAGAGGGGCCGCACCCCTTGTCGGCCATCGGTGACGGAGAGCAGGTTTCTGGGCAGCAGTTCGGCCCGGGGAGCATCGCGCGATTGCAGCTGAAGAATGTGACATTCAAGGAATGCACATTTAGCGGGGTAGATATTTCCTATTGCGCCATGAACGGGGTCCGTTTCGAGAAATGCCGCCTGCATGGCGTACGGTTCACGGAATCGCGCTTTAACGCAGTGACGTTCAAGGATTGTGAACTGGCGCTCATGCCTGCGGATACCTGCCTTCTGCAGGATGTAACTTTTGACGGCAGTTTGCTTGAAACTGTGGATTTTGGTGAGAGTCGCCTGACGGGGTGTGATTTCCGGAACGCCACCTTGCGCAGCGTTCGTCTGTGGGGAAGCTGGTGGCGCAGAAGCCGGTTTCGCAACTCCATCGCGGAGTACACCGACTTCGGCTGCGTGGCCATGCGGGATGTGGTGCTTGATGGCAGCCTGTTCGGGGACTGCATGTTTGTTCGGGCCGACCTGCGTTCCCTGACGGCGCACGGCACGGTCTTTTCCGGCTGTGCGGCCCCCATGAGCAGGGCTCAGGGCCTTGTGACGGATTCCCCCTTCCTGCTGGATATGGCGGAGCTTTGGCGGACAGACGCCTTTTTAGCCATTGCTGAGGATACGGCAGACAGGGCTATGCCTCCTGCCAGTGCTGCGTTGTATCTTTTGTTGCAGCGGTGGCTGCAGATGGCGGATGGGGAACGCCGCGCCGTGCGGATGCTGGTGCAGAACCGCCGCAGGCTGGATTGGTGCCGCGCAAAGCTGGGACGTCATGGCGATATCGTTTCCATATTGCCGCTGCTGCTGCAGAGTGCCGTGATTCCTGCCCCATCGGGACGAGGCGCAGCGGCTTCTGCCACGAGGACCGGGGTGCCATGCCGCATCGCGGGGTACGTTCCTCACAGAGGGGCTCTGGATGCCATGGAGCGGCGGATCGGTGCTCCCTTCCTTCCTGCGGAAGATATGAATCTGATCGTGGAAGCCGTGTATTTTTCCGGCGCGGCAGGTTCCATTGCCCAGACGGCGGAGGCTCCGCTGGATATCTGGGTTATCCACACAGCTGAAGACGGGGCTGAGGGCTTGCTTGAAAGCTTCCGTGAGAAGCTGGATGCCATTGCCCGTTGGGCGCGTGTTGATTTGCGTCTGAGCATCAGATTCCATGTGGTGTCCGCAGAAAGCATCCGTACCAATACCTTCGGATTCAATGGATCTGAAGGCGATGCCGAGGCGGGTGTTTCGCAGTCCATGTTGCTGAAGGCCGAGTTGTACCGCTTCATGGTCTTGCTTGCGGGCCGCATGCCCGCGTGGTGGTGCACCCCTGCGGGCATTGACGATGCCGAGTATGTGCGCAGGCTGCCCTATCTGGGGCAGGGGCTGCTTCCGACGCCTCCGGTAGATCTGGGCCCGCTGGAGAACATACCAAAAGAGGCGTTGCTGGGTACCTTGTTCTGGCACATTGCCCGTGCGCTTTCCGTCCCGTTTCTTTCCCTGCTTGCCTTCGGGCAGCTGGAAGCGGCCGTGGCCGGTCAGACTTCTCTTGCGGGAGAGGGCGGTGCGGCAGGGGAGCAGGCGAGCATGGTTGATCTCATATGCAACCGCATCAAGCGGAATCTGCATAACGGGTTCTGCGGTGTCTGGCATGCAGACCCGCTGGCCGTGCCATTGCGCGACCTGTACGCCTTTTATCAGAAGGAAGGGCGGCTGGATGTGCTGGATCTCATCCGGCAGGCCTTTTTGCGCAAGTGCGGCTATGCCACGGGCGTGTCCACGGCAACCATCCGGTCTGCAGATACGCTGCATCTTGGCGCGGAGTTTCTGGAATTTTTCCTCCCCTTCTCGGAAGATGCCGTGGGGCGCAAGCTGGCCGACCCTGTCATGCAGGGGGATGATTCACTGCCTACTCTGCTGGAGATGAGCGAGCTGGGGGAGCGGCTGAATGGTTATCTGCTCGCTACCTATGTGCGCGTGAGTGGACTGCTCGGGCTGAAGGCAGATCACGCATCCGAAGGACGGGCTCCGGATTTTGCATCCATGGAGATTCCGGCAGAATCAGGACTCTCCGCCAGAGACCTGACCATGGCAGGCCGCAAGATTTTTGCCTGGCTCGAACCGCGCCCGTACAAGATTATGCGTCTGCCCTTCATTGAGCCGCCTTACGGCTTTATCGAGAGTCTGGAATTTCAGTGTGAGATGAGCCCGGCTCTCCCCCCGGTGTGGTCGGTGCAGGCCAGATTGCCGAAATTGGCCGGACGCAAGGCCGCGCGGGAGATGCTGCGGAGCGAGAAGAGTCCCGCCAAATTGTTCTGCTGGCTCATCGCCAACGAATACTGGCAGCCCGGGGTGCTTGTGACGGGCAGCAATCTTGCTCCCAACGTGAGCATCGGCGATGTGCAGGGAGCCTTGGAAGCTCTGTACGAGTTGTGTACACCTGCGAGCTTTGAACGTCCGTGGGGGGACTATCTCATGGGCGAGACGCTTGTGCGGGCGGTGGCGCTGGTGAACTACGGCACACCAAAGGATGTACGCAAGCCGGAAACCGCATCACTGGTTTATCTGACGAGCTGGGGGGAACTCTTCTGCCTGCCGGACATGCCCGGGGCCGCTGCTTTGAGCGACCGCCCCGTGCAGGCTGTGCGCGCGCTGGCACATTGCCCTGCGGGAGAGGGCGCGCGGCTTACGATTTTCCTGCCCAAGCGTTTTTCCTTCGACTTGGAACGCGAGATTATTTTCTAG
- a CDS encoding HD-GYP domain-containing protein: protein MGFTEYPIHVDQLCVGVFVRLDTVEISLPFPSRSFKIEKQEQIDVIRASGLKHVICVLDKCDKLPIPFDETQSGSKEAEAGPRTPVSKELLGLKRETIERNKERKARFARFEKKYDQTMISVNKVMRRISAKSGEAVDEASELVKSMVDTFLGDADVVVGLMTNKPTDEKKHYHALNITVLSMMIGKELGLDAETMHILGMGGLFHDIGKGRVPIQQLKGGKATAMSSVLKSHYKAHSEQGARLALEMPGFPRHSVRIILEHHEAMDGSGFPKGLSGEAIMPYARIVHAVDTYENLLNGEDGGVTPHEALKQLFAMAKKAGTLDARIVSIFIRCLGVYPPGTLVQLSNGATGMVLATNPAKAARPTVLIYHAEVPRKEALVVDLAVEDELEVTSTVKAEELPREVYAYLSPVSQYNYYAESMPKGS from the coding sequence ATGGGCTTCACTGAATATCCGATACATGTGGATCAACTGTGTGTGGGCGTGTTTGTGCGTCTGGATACGGTTGAGATTTCGCTTCCCTTCCCCTCCCGCAGTTTCAAGATAGAAAAGCAGGAGCAGATAGACGTCATCCGTGCGTCTGGTCTCAAGCATGTCATCTGCGTGCTGGACAAGTGCGACAAACTCCCCATTCCTTTTGATGAAACGCAGTCAGGTTCCAAGGAGGCCGAAGCAGGCCCCCGCACCCCCGTCTCCAAGGAACTGTTGGGCCTTAAGCGTGAAACCATAGAGCGCAACAAGGAGCGCAAGGCCAGATTCGCCCGTTTCGAGAAGAAGTATGATCAGACCATGATCAGCGTGAACAAGGTGATGCGCCGCATCTCGGCAAAATCCGGTGAAGCGGTGGACGAGGCATCGGAGCTGGTCAAATCCATGGTGGATACTTTTCTCGGCGATGCCGACGTGGTGGTGGGGCTTATGACCAACAAGCCCACGGATGAGAAGAAGCACTACCACGCGCTGAATATCACAGTGTTGTCCATGATGATCGGCAAGGAACTGGGCCTTGATGCCGAAACCATGCATATTCTGGGCATGGGTGGCTTGTTTCATGACATTGGCAAGGGCAGGGTGCCCATACAGCAACTCAAGGGCGGCAAGGCTACGGCCATGAGTTCCGTGCTCAAGTCCCACTACAAGGCGCATTCCGAACAGGGGGCGCGGCTGGCGCTTGAAATGCCGGGGTTCCCCCGCCATTCGGTGCGCATCATTCTGGAGCACCATGAAGCCATGGACGGTTCGGGGTTTCCCAAGGGACTGTCCGGTGAAGCCATCATGCCGTATGCCCGAATCGTTCACGCCGTGGATACCTACGAGAACCTGCTGAATGGCGAGGACGGCGGAGTAACCCCGCACGAGGCGCTCAAGCAGCTCTTTGCCATGGCCAAGAAGGCGGGCACGCTGGATGCGCGCATCGTATCCATTTTCATCCGTTGTCTTGGGGTCTATCCTCCCGGCACGTTGGTGCAGCTGTCCAACGGAGCTACGGGCATGGTGCTCGCCACCAATCCGGCCAAGGCGGCGCGGCCCACCGTGCTTATCTATCACGCGGAAGTGCCTCGCAAGGAGGCGTTGGTGGTTGATCTGGCCGTGGAAGATGAGCTGGAGGTGACCTCAACGGTCAAGGCTGAGGAACTGCCCCGCGAGGTTTATGCCTACCTGTCGCCTGTTTCCCAATACAATTACTACGCCGAGTCCATGCCCAAGGGGAGCTGA